The following proteins are co-located in the Cetobacterium sp. NK01 genome:
- a CDS encoding Cof-type HAD-IIB family hydrolase, which translates to MIKSIALDLDGTLLNSKKEISKKNIDILRKIYEKGIEILIVTGRSYSATKSIIKKLDLPIIAICYNGAKVIDTKNEEILFEEPLSEEIVKILIKISRENNIHLNLYQDEEWFVENKQNWQTQYYKENIGIDAIEINFDKFLNLLMTKALFVDERSNLEKVEKEILEKIGEIVHLTYSQEKYLEVLNKKVNKGKSLERILKIKNLTLETCVAFGDANNDKEMIEMVGYGVAMGNAEDNLKEIAKYKTSSNDNDGVYEFLVQKI; encoded by the coding sequence ATTAGTAAAAAAAATATAGATATATTAAGGAAAATATATGAAAAAGGTATAGAAATTCTTATTGTAACAGGTAGATCTTATAGCGCTACAAAAAGTATAATAAAAAAGTTAGATTTACCTATAATAGCTATATGTTACAATGGGGCAAAAGTAATAGATACAAAAAATGAAGAAATATTATTCGAGGAGCCTCTTTCAGAAGAGATAGTTAAAATTTTAATAAAAATTTCTAGAGAAAATAATATTCATTTAAATTTATATCAAGATGAAGAGTGGTTTGTAGAAAATAAACAAAATTGGCAGACTCAATATTATAAAGAGAATATAGGCATTGATGCAATAGAAATAAATTTTGATAAATTTTTAAATTTATTAATGACGAAAGCTTTATTTGTTGATGAAAGATCTAATTTAGAAAAAGTAGAAAAAGAAATATTAGAAAAAATAGGAGAAATAGTTCATTTGACATATTCTCAAGAAAAATATTTAGAAGTTTTAAATAAAAAAGTAAATAAAGGAAAAAGTTTAGAGAGAATTTTAAAAATAAAAAATTTAACATTAGAAACTTGTGTAGCTTTTGGAGATGCTAATAATGATAAAGAGATGATTGAAATGGTGGGATATGGAGTAGCAATGGGGAATGCCGAAGATAATTTAAAAGAAATTGCGAAATACAAAACTAGTTCAAATGATAATGATGGAGTGTACGAATTTTTAGTACAAAAAATATAA
- a CDS encoding substrate-binding domain-containing protein, with the protein MVTQAELAKILGITRTTVARALNGSKNIKIETKERVLKLADEMGYEKNYLGSSLAIKEKKVIVAIIVKSINEEYSKKLKSGLKDFQEEVKAYGIKIKTLETDINDSEGQLEILKKFLEKKIHGLIIIPLNREKIIKMLQPIKNDLKIVSIGKQLFEEDTYIDSKYEKSGRIAADVLSKIADKNKKILVIDAGDDLISSKIYLKGVLDKLKELDRKIEGPIQIKNLLENKKQILNYLSNDIDGVYINRYAPEIIEYLGEIKKDNYKFVTNGFNEKIRGLIKTDKVVATVSEDFYNQGYIAGKKIFESLYKTSLKRSHEYETKIDILFKESLD; encoded by the coding sequence GTGGTTACTCAAGCAGAATTAGCTAAAATTCTAGGAATAACTAGAACAACAGTGGCTAGAGCATTAAATGGAAGTAAAAATATAAAAATAGAAACGAAAGAAAGAGTTTTGAAATTAGCAGATGAAATGGGGTATGAAAAAAACTACTTAGGAAGTTCGTTGGCAATAAAAGAAAAAAAAGTGATTGTTGCAATTATTGTAAAATCAATTAATGAAGAATATTCTAAAAAATTAAAAAGTGGTTTAAAAGATTTTCAAGAGGAAGTTAAAGCATATGGAATAAAAATAAAAACTTTAGAAACTGATATAAACGATAGTGAAGGGCAATTAGAAATTTTAAAAAAATTTTTAGAAAAAAAAATACATGGTTTAATAATTATTCCTTTAAATAGAGAAAAAATAATCAAAATGTTGCAGCCAATAAAAAATGACTTAAAAATTGTATCAATAGGTAAGCAACTTTTTGAAGAAGATACATATATAGATTCTAAATATGAAAAATCAGGAAGAATAGCCGCAGATGTTCTATCAAAAATAGCAGATAAAAATAAAAAAATATTAGTTATAGACGCAGGAGATGATTTAATTTCATCAAAAATATATTTAAAGGGTGTTTTAGATAAATTAAAAGAATTAGATAGAAAAATTGAAGGGCCAATTCAAATTAAAAATTTATTAGAAAATAAAAAACAAATTTTAAATTATCTTTCAAATGATATAGACGGTGTATATATAAATAGATATGCTCCAGAAATAATTGAATATCTTGGGGAGATAAAAAAAGATAATTATAAATTTGTAACAAATGGTTTTAATGAAAAAATACGGGGACTAATCAAAACTGACAAAGTAGTTGCAACAGTGTCAGAAGATTTCTACAACCAAGGATATATAGCAGGAAAAAAGATTTTTGAATCATTATATAAAACAAGTTTAAAAAGATCTCATGAATATGAAACTAAAATAGATATCCTTTTTAAGGAGAGTTTAGATTAA
- a CDS encoding sialic acid TRAP transporter substrate-binding protein SiaP produces MKRVLKVAGLTLVFGMVAFGANEKVYKLKMGLVANTSSNEYKAAEYLANNLKEKSNGQIVVELYPGAQLGDDRSMLEQLSAGVLDMGFAEIGRFNIFFPEAQVYSLPYVIQDFDHMKKATFDTEFGKNLQKKINDNLNIEILSQAYNGTRQTTTNRPINEIGDMKGLKLRVPKADANLEYAKNTGASPTPMAFSEVYLALQTNSVDGQENPLSAIRAQKFYEVQKYLAMTNHILNDQLYLISNSSMKKLPKNLQELVKQESDLAAQYHTKLFMEEEASLIDFFKEQGVTVTNPNLDPFRSAMQPFYEVYMKNNGKVGKAGLEEIIAVK; encoded by the coding sequence ATGAAAAGAGTGTTAAAAGTAGCAGGATTAACGTTGGTATTTGGAATGGTAGCATTTGGGGCAAATGAAAAAGTGTATAAGCTAAAAATGGGGTTAGTAGCAAATACAAGTTCAAATGAGTATAAAGCAGCAGAATATTTAGCTAATAATTTAAAAGAAAAATCAAATGGTCAAATTGTAGTAGAATTATACCCAGGAGCACAACTTGGAGATGACAGATCTATGTTAGAGCAATTATCAGCTGGAGTTTTAGATATGGGATTTGCTGAAATTGGAAGATTTAATATTTTCTTTCCAGAAGCTCAAGTATATTCATTACCATATGTAATTCAAGATTTTGATCATATGAAAAAAGCAACATTTGATACAGAGTTTGGAAAAAATTTACAAAAGAAAATTAACGATAATTTAAATATTGAGATTTTATCTCAAGCATACAATGGAACAAGACAAACAACAACAAATAGACCTATAAATGAGATAGGAGATATGAAAGGACTAAAATTAAGAGTTCCTAAAGCTGATGCAAACTTAGAGTATGCTAAAAATACAGGAGCATCTCCAACTCCAATGGCGTTCTCAGAAGTATACTTAGCTTTACAAACAAATTCAGTTGATGGACAAGAAAATCCATTATCGGCAATAAGAGCACAAAAATTTTATGAAGTTCAAAAATATTTAGCAATGACAAATCATATATTAAATGATCAACTATACTTAATTAGTAACTCAAGTATGAAGAAATTACCAAAAAATTTACAAGAGTTAGTAAAGCAAGAGTCAGATTTAGCAGCTCAGTACCATACAAAGTTATTCATGGAAGAAGAAGCTAGTCTTATCGATTTCTTTAAAGAACAAGGTGTAACAGTTACAAATCCTAATTTAGATCCATTTAGAAGTGCAATGCAGCCTTTCTACGAAGTATACATGAAAAACAACGGTAAAGTAGGTAAAGCTGGATTAGAGGAGATTATAGCAGTTAAATAA
- a CDS encoding acetylxylan esterase has protein sequence MPNIDLPISELKKYKGTNPTPLDIDEFWQESLKELRETEAGVVITPAKFQTPLCDCYDLTFKGVDGEKIYVKMLLPKNISKLVPAVVEFHGYGGSSGDWSKRIAYAASGIAYFAMDCRDQMGNSGDEYFRTGNLIRGLLDGPKKSYYRKVYLDAIRLLDIIFQLKNIDNSKIGTLGYSQGGALALVAASLENKVSKIFTIYPYLSDFKRVWDLDLGDFAYQELRDFFRWYDPQHKNENKFFETLGYIDVKNFVKNIKGEVTMVTGLVDKICPPSTQFAVFNNIKSKKEHIIYPDFGHENINGLEDLIYQWALNLLK, from the coding sequence ATGCCTAATATAGATTTGCCAATAAGTGAATTAAAAAAATATAAAGGAACAAATCCAACTCCTTTAGATATAGATGAATTTTGGCAAGAATCATTGAAGGAATTAAGAGAAACAGAAGCAGGAGTTGTAATAACTCCTGCAAAATTTCAAACTCCTTTATGTGATTGCTATGATTTAACCTTTAAGGGAGTAGATGGTGAAAAAATATATGTAAAAATGTTGCTACCTAAGAATATATCAAAATTAGTCCCAGCAGTTGTAGAATTTCATGGTTATGGAGGAAGCAGTGGGGATTGGTCTAAAAGAATAGCATACGCGGCATCAGGAATAGCTTACTTTGCTATGGATTGTAGAGATCAAATGGGAAATAGTGGCGACGAATATTTTAGAACAGGAAATCTAATAAGAGGTTTATTAGATGGACCTAAAAAAAGTTATTATAGAAAAGTATACCTAGATGCAATTAGGTTGTTAGATATTATTTTTCAATTAAAAAATATAGATAATTCAAAAATAGGAACTTTAGGATATTCTCAAGGAGGGGCTCTCGCTTTGGTTGCAGCTTCTTTAGAAAATAAAGTTTCCAAAATATTTACAATTTATCCATATCTTTCAGATTTTAAAAGAGTATGGGATTTAGATTTAGGAGATTTTGCATATCAAGAATTAAGAGATTTTTTTAGATGGTATGATCCACAACATAAAAATGAAAATAAGTTCTTTGAAACGCTAGGATATATAGATGTAAAAAATTTTGTAAAAAATATAAAGGGAGAGGTAACAATGGTAACAGGATTAGTAGATAAAATATGCCCACCATCAACTCAATTTGCTGTTTTTAATAATATAAAAAGCAAGAAAGAGCATATTATTTACCCTGATTTTGGTCACGAGAACATTAATGGATTAGAAGACTTAATTTATCAATGGGCCTTAAACTTATTAAAATAA
- a CDS encoding N-acetylneuraminate lyase, with protein MKGIYSALLISFDEKGNLDEKGTRNIVRYNIDEMKVDGLYVGGSTGENFMISTEMKKRIFEIVKDEAKDAVKLIAQVGSINLYEAVELGKYATELGYDSLSAVTPFYYKFDFEEIKNYYMTIVNETNNNMIIYSIPFLTGVNMNVEQFGELLCHDKIIGIKFTAGDFYLLERVRKAFPHKLIYAGFDEMLLPAVALGVDGAIGSTYNVTGKIAREVFDATKAGDLVTARERQTYLNDIIEAILGNGLYQTIKEILKLKGVDAIGYCRLPMKKLSAKKIEAAKEIGRNFL; from the coding sequence ATGAAAGGTATTTATTCAGCATTATTAATCTCATTTGATGAAAAAGGAAATTTAGATGAAAAAGGAACAAGAAATATTGTAAGATACAATATTGATGAAATGAAGGTAGATGGATTATATGTAGGTGGAAGTACTGGTGAAAACTTTATGATTTCAACAGAAATGAAAAAAAGAATTTTTGAAATTGTAAAAGATGAGGCTAAAGATGCTGTAAAATTAATTGCACAAGTGGGATCAATTAATTTATATGAGGCTGTTGAATTAGGAAAGTATGCAACAGAGTTAGGGTATGATTCATTATCAGCTGTTACACCATTTTATTATAAGTTTGATTTCGAAGAGATTAAAAATTACTATATGACAATAGTAAATGAAACTAATAATAATATGATAATTTATTCAATTCCATTTTTAACTGGAGTTAATATGAATGTTGAGCAGTTTGGAGAATTACTTTGTCATGATAAAATTATAGGTATTAAGTTTACAGCTGGAGATTTCTATCTTTTAGAAAGAGTTAGAAAAGCATTTCCTCATAAATTAATTTATGCTGGATTTGATGAGATGTTATTACCTGCAGTAGCTTTAGGTGTAGATGGAGCAATTGGAAGTACATATAATGTAACAGGAAAAATAGCTAGAGAAGTTTTTGATGCAACAAAAGCTGGAGATTTAGTTACTGCGAGAGAAAGACAAACTTATTTAAATGATATAATTGAAGCAATTTTAGGAAATGGATTATATCAAACAATAAAAGAGATTTTAAAACTAAAAGGTGTGGATGCAATAGGATATTGTAGATTACCAATGAAGAAATTATCAGCTAAAAAAATAGAAGCAGCAAAAGAGATTGGAAGAAATTTTTTATAG
- a CDS encoding ROK family protein, translating to MNIIAIDIGGTEIKYGLVSPRGEVTFSSSLLTEASKGVEQLLEKIYKIVEELKNEKTLGIAVSATGQIDGVIGKVVGGTNLIPGWIGTNLVDILEKKYKIPAVLENDVNCAALGEMWMGAAKEKENFLCLTIGTGIGGGIVLKGELLRGEGSVAAEFGHIQIVKNGNQCGCGSKGCYQSYASTTALLKLAEEKTGKKLNGKEIFDEVHKNNIEYKEIVDEWADYFTDGLATLIYIFNPSLIVIGGGISKQGDFLKNIFKKSLEKKVMKNYLDILEIKMAERGNDAGMLGAVYLLLEKVK from the coding sequence ATGAATATAATAGCCATAGATATTGGAGGAACAGAGATAAAATATGGCTTAGTTAGTCCAAGAGGAGAAGTTACGTTCTCCTCTTCTTTACTAACTGAGGCTTCAAAAGGTGTGGAACAATTATTAGAAAAGATTTATAAAATAGTTGAAGAACTAAAAAATGAGAAGACATTGGGAATAGCTGTATCTGCTACTGGACAAATAGATGGAGTTATAGGTAAAGTTGTAGGTGGAACAAATTTAATTCCAGGATGGATAGGAACAAATTTAGTAGATATATTAGAAAAAAAATATAAGATACCAGCAGTTTTAGAAAATGATGTAAATTGTGCAGCCTTAGGTGAAATGTGGATGGGAGCAGCCAAAGAAAAAGAGAACTTTTTATGTTTAACAATTGGAACTGGAATTGGTGGAGGAATTGTTTTAAAAGGTGAGCTTTTAAGAGGAGAAGGCAGTGTTGCAGCAGAGTTTGGACATATACAAATTGTTAAAAATGGAAATCAATGCGGGTGTGGTAGTAAAGGATGTTATCAAAGTTATGCATCAACTACAGCACTTTTAAAATTAGCAGAAGAAAAAACTGGTAAAAAATTAAACGGAAAAGAAATCTTTGATGAAGTTCATAAGAATAATATAGAATATAAAGAGATTGTTGATGAATGGGCTGATTACTTTACAGATGGATTAGCAACTTTAATATATATTTTTAATCCTTCTTTGATTGTAATTGGAGGAGGTATTTCAAAGCAAGGAGATTTTTTAAAAAATATTTTTAAAAAAAGTTTAGAAAAAAAAGTTATGAAAAATTATTTAGATATTCTTGAAATAAAAATGGCAGAAAGAGGCAATGACGCAGGAATGTTAGGCGCTGTATATTTACTTTTAGAAAAAGTAAAGTAA
- a CDS encoding alanine/glycine:cation symporter family protein — translation MQDFVMSINSFLWGNFLIILLMGTGIYFTLKLNFIQIRKFGEGIKHVTGSINLNGKAADKNGMSSFQALATAVAAQVGTGNLAGAATAIASGGPGAIFWMWASAFFGMATVYVEAILGQVFKRRVDGQITGGPAYYIENSIKNKKIAKGLAYFFAVACIAALGLMGNAVQANSISAAFNKAFGVSPALVGIVISVLAGFVFFGGIKRIASVTEKIVPVMAGLYIVACIVIITINYQEVIPAITSIFYSAFNPQAALGGAMGVTVKQAVRYGVARGLFSNEAGMGSTPHAHAIAKVPHPGEQGIVAVITVFIDTFIVLTGTALVILTSKVSLTSGAGIVLTQGAFSETLGVFGDTFIAVCLLFFAFSTIVGWYFFGEANVRYIFKSKKSVNVYRAIVMIMIVLGSMMKVELVWELADMFNGMMVLPNLIALLSLGKYARTAMKEYDRIPEEEGKKIIA, via the coding sequence ATGCAAGATTTCGTAATGAGTATTAATAGTTTTTTATGGGGAAATTTTTTAATTATTTTATTAATGGGAACGGGAATATATTTTACTTTAAAATTAAACTTTATTCAAATTAGAAAATTTGGTGAAGGAATAAAACATGTCACTGGATCAATAAATTTAAATGGAAAGGCAGCAGATAAAAATGGTATGTCTTCATTCCAAGCTTTAGCTACTGCAGTAGCAGCTCAAGTGGGAACAGGAAACTTAGCAGGAGCAGCAACAGCAATAGCTTCAGGAGGACCAGGTGCAATATTTTGGATGTGGGCGAGTGCATTTTTCGGTATGGCTACAGTTTATGTTGAAGCAATTTTAGGTCAAGTATTTAAAAGAAGAGTAGATGGTCAGATTACAGGAGGACCAGCATACTATATTGAGAATTCAATTAAAAATAAAAAGATAGCAAAAGGATTAGCATATTTCTTTGCAGTTGCATGTATAGCAGCTCTAGGGCTTATGGGAAACGCTGTTCAAGCAAACTCAATCTCTGCAGCATTTAATAAAGCATTTGGTGTATCGCCAGCACTTGTAGGAATTGTAATATCTGTTTTAGCAGGATTTGTTTTCTTTGGAGGAATAAAAAGAATAGCATCTGTAACTGAAAAAATAGTACCAGTTATGGCAGGACTGTATATAGTTGCGTGTATTGTAATAATAACAATAAATTACCAAGAGGTAATTCCAGCAATAACATCTATTTTCTACTCGGCATTTAATCCACAAGCTGCTTTAGGAGGAGCTATGGGAGTTACAGTAAAACAAGCTGTTAGATATGGAGTGGCAAGAGGATTATTTTCTAATGAAGCAGGTATGGGATCAACACCACATGCACATGCAATAGCTAAAGTTCCTCATCCAGGAGAACAAGGAATTGTAGCTGTTATAACAGTATTTATAGATACATTTATAGTTTTAACAGGAACAGCACTTGTAATTTTAACATCAAAAGTATCTTTAACATCTGGAGCAGGAATTGTTTTAACTCAAGGAGCTTTTAGTGAAACATTAGGAGTTTTTGGAGATACATTTATTGCAGTATGTTTATTATTCTTCGCTTTTTCAACAATTGTGGGATGGTATTTCTTTGGAGAAGCAAATGTAAGATATATATTTAAAAGTAAAAAATCAGTTAATGTATATAGAGCAATAGTTATGATTATGATTGTTTTAGGATCGATGATGAAGGTTGAATTAGTATGGGAATTAGCAGATATGTTTAATGGAATGATGGTTTTACCAAATTTAATAGCTCTTTTATCCTTAGGAAAATATGCTAGAACAGCCATGAAAGAATATGATAGAATCCCAGAAGAGGAAGGAAAAAAAATTATAGCTTAA
- a CDS encoding FMN-binding protein: MKKFLISMLVVLSAVAFGAEVKEGTGLGYADDIKVAVTMDGDKIVAIEVKENSDTPGIANPAIEQLTKKVIEAQSSQVDTVAGATYTSEGFLEAVNNATGK; the protein is encoded by the coding sequence ATGAAAAAATTTTTAATATCAATGTTGGTAGTTTTATCAGCAGTAGCTTTTGGAGCTGAAGTAAAAGAAGGAACTGGATTAGGATATGCAGATGATATAAAAGTGGCAGTAACAATGGACGGAGACAAAATTGTTGCAATTGAAGTAAAAGAGAATAGCGACACTCCAGGAATTGCAAATCCAGCAATTGAGCAATTAACAAAGAAGGTTATAGAAGCACAATCATCTCAAGTAGATACAGTAGCAGGAGCTACATACACTTCTGAGGGATTCTTAGAAGCAGTAAATAACGCAACAGGAAAGTAA
- a CDS encoding response regulator transcription factor has translation MKRLLIIEDEKELALSLESHFFNLGIEIKIALDGKNGIEYFESFKPDLVLLDVNLPLKNGWEICEYIRKKSEIPIIMMTARDSELDEIHGLEIGADDYIIKPFSMNVLSTKIKKYLKLNLQTEYFYKGLEYSFKDEILKIDNERVNLSTREKNLLEYFIKNKNKPLSRNNILLEIWGIDNEFDERASDTLVKRLRKKLDGYEELIGTVRGVGYIFEEK, from the coding sequence ATGAAAAGGTTATTAATTATTGAAGACGAAAAAGAATTGGCTCTCTCTTTGGAGAGTCATTTTTTTAATCTGGGGATAGAGATAAAAATTGCTTTAGATGGTAAAAATGGAATAGAATATTTTGAAAGTTTTAAGCCAGATTTAGTATTGTTAGATGTAAATTTACCATTAAAAAATGGTTGGGAAATCTGCGAATATATTAGAAAAAAATCTGAAATCCCGATAATTATGATGACAGCAAGAGATTCAGAATTAGATGAGATACATGGACTAGAAATTGGTGCAGATGACTATATAATAAAACCTTTTAGTATGAATGTACTTTCAACTAAAATAAAAAAATATTTAAAATTAAACCTTCAAACAGAATATTTTTACAAGGGATTAGAATATTCTTTTAAAGATGAAATATTAAAAATAGATAATGAAAGAGTAAATCTTTCAACGAGAGAGAAGAATTTATTAGAATATTTCATAAAAAATAAAAATAAACCATTAAGTAGAAATAATATTTTGTTAGAGATTTGGGGAATCGATAATGAATTTGATGAAAGAGCTTCAGATACATTAGTAAAGAGACTGAGAAAAAAACTAGATGGTTATGAAGAGCTAATTGGAACAGTTAGAGGAGTTGGATATATTTTTGAGGAGAAATAG
- a CDS encoding sensor histidine kinase yields the protein MRRNSLSTKIFIYSALIIVIAMGISYSISIFFLEQHFISERKEEFPKIAKKIEYLLNVGKDFELESYIKNLKEKKDITVLIMDEKEKRWINNRGGSGGGFLIESLESKKFLIKNQRLTEAKILLYNEKIENRWVSIRTSLSILNYYKKEIGYFNLIGAFIAILISLIFGKLFSKKFVKDIEVLQNKTEEISKLNFKSNADIDREDELGLLSKNIDKMSKKLEIAINDLESFVSNTSHELKTPIAIISSKVQVLMKNQDTDSKTLDMYKTILRESYYTKELISKLLILSKLDVLKSLKKEKINLKDLIYKIIERYDYLELSKNLTVSSEIENTTIYIDKEFFQIALENIIQNSLKYCEENNEVNIQLKNGILKIENKISDNRIIDLEKIFIPFNRGENYSRIEGNGLGLTLVKKIFLLLDIKYQVSIEDEKFKFIIYLK from the coding sequence TTGAGGAGAAATAGTTTATCAACAAAAATTTTTATATACTCAGCATTAATTATAGTAATTGCTATGGGTATTAGTTATAGTATTAGTATATTTTTTTTAGAACAACATTTCATATCAGAAAGGAAAGAAGAGTTTCCTAAAATAGCAAAAAAGATTGAATACCTTTTAAATGTAGGAAAAGATTTTGAATTAGAAAGTTATATAAAAAATTTAAAAGAAAAAAAAGATATAACAGTTTTAATAATGGATGAAAAAGAAAAAAGATGGATAAATAATAGAGGTGGAAGTGGCGGTGGATTTTTAATTGAAAGCTTAGAAAGTAAAAAATTTCTCATAAAAAATCAAAGGCTAACAGAAGCTAAAATTTTATTATATAATGAAAAAATAGAAAATAGATGGGTATCAATAAGAACATCATTATCTATTTTAAATTATTACAAAAAGGAGATTGGATATTTTAATTTAATAGGAGCTTTTATAGCAATTTTAATAAGTTTGATTTTTGGTAAATTATTTTCAAAAAAATTTGTGAAAGATATTGAAGTATTACAAAATAAGACAGAGGAAATTTCAAAATTGAACTTTAAATCTAATGCTGATATAGATAGAGAGGATGAACTTGGATTATTGAGTAAAAATATAGATAAAATGAGCAAAAAATTAGAAATTGCAATTAATGATTTAGAATCATTTGTTTCTAATACATCTCATGAATTAAAAACACCCATTGCAATAATATCATCTAAAGTACAAGTCTTAATGAAAAACCAAGATACAGACTCAAAAACTTTAGATATGTATAAAACTATATTGAGAGAAAGCTATTATACAAAAGAATTAATTTCAAAATTGTTAATTTTATCGAAACTAGATGTTTTAAAAAGTTTAAAAAAAGAAAAAATAAATTTGAAAGATTTGATTTATAAAATAATAGAACGATATGATTACCTAGAGCTCTCTAAAAATTTAACAGTAAGTTCAGAGATAGAAAATACAACTATATATATAGATAAGGAATTTTTTCAAATTGCCTTAGAAAATATAATACAAAATAGTTTAAAGTATTGTGAAGAAAATAATGAAGTAAATATACAGCTAAAAAATGGTATTTTGAAAATAGAAAATAAGATATCAGATAATAGAATTATTGATTTAGAAAAGATATTTATTCCTTTTAATAGAGGAGAGAATTATTCTCGTATAGAGGGGAACGGACTAGGATTAACATTGGTAAAAAAAATATTTTTATTACTAGATATTAAATATCAGGTTTCTATTGAAGATGAAAAGTTTAAATTTATCATATATTTAAAATAA
- a CDS encoding EpsG family protein produces MIFVLGIFGIFLFYTIFFTEDPYEKFLLLLPVFILSIYSGTRVNVGGYDYHVYKYFYELPFFQNPYGYEIFFVLFRDFFKFIGLNYNFFLLFLSFLFNFIIYKLFVYYSNYPTFSFLIYLATFYYWHNFTIIRNFIAILIFWISLKYIIERKFIPYILLITLACFFHKTAIILYPFYFLLNYRFTKKSLSLLFMLSLIINPLSFIIFKLNISFLGLSERLNRYSHIIEHGNFYEFLELLIFVIVMLIFVKNNTSKENIIINLNIFALFIFIAFYRFAIILRFLDFFRLGIFIGIPLLLSRIKNKYLKYLIFIFLCAYFTFKYYDTVTAYAIYNYKTWLI; encoded by the coding sequence ATGATTTTTGTTCTTGGAATATTTGGAATATTTCTTTTTTATACAATATTTTTTACAGAGGATCCCTATGAAAAATTTTTACTTTTATTGCCAGTATTTATCCTATCTATTTATAGTGGAACTAGAGTTAATGTAGGTGGTTATGATTATCATGTTTATAAATATTTTTATGAACTCCCGTTTTTTCAAAATCCCTATGGTTACGAAATTTTTTTTGTTTTATTTAGAGATTTTTTTAAGTTTATTGGTTTAAATTACAATTTTTTTCTTCTTTTTTTAAGTTTTTTATTTAATTTTATTATCTATAAACTATTTGTATATTACAGTAACTATCCTACATTTTCTTTTTTAATATATTTAGCAACTTTTTATTATTGGCATAACTTTACTATTATTCGAAATTTTATCGCTATATTAATTTTTTGGATAAGCTTAAAATATATTATTGAAAGAAAATTTATTCCATATATATTGTTAATCACATTAGCATGCTTTTTTCATAAAACAGCAATAATTTTATATCCTTTTTATTTTTTATTAAACTATCGCTTTACAAAAAAATCTTTAAGTTTATTATTTATGTTATCACTTATTATTAACCCTCTTTCTTTCATTATTTTTAAACTCAATATATCATTTTTAGGTCTAAGTGAACGTTTAAATCGATATAGTCATATAATTGAACATGGAAATTTTTATGAATTTTTAGAACTACTTATTTTTGTTATAGTTATGTTAATTTTTGTAAAAAATAATACTTCTAAAGAAAATATTATTATAAATCTTAATATATTTGCTCTTTTTATTTTCATTGCATTTTATAGATTTGCTATTATTTTAAGATTTTTAGACTTCTTTAGATTAGGTATTTTCATTGGAATTCCACTATTGCTTTCAAGAATAAAAAATAAATATTTAAAGTATCTAATATTTATTTTTTTATGTGCGTATTTTACTTTTAAATACTATGATACTGTAACTGCTTATGCAATTTACAATTATAAAACTTGGTTAATTTAA